In the Phaeobacter inhibens DSM 16374 genome, one interval contains:
- a CDS encoding iron chelate uptake ABC transporter family permease subunit, which yields MAEVTLLRRSGRRLVPLDRRLLVLAGLLIGAAASFIGWGLPWTDGAPSVYILQLRATKLAGLICVGTAIGLATVLFQTLSNNRILTPSIMGFDALFLLMQSVMVMMLGLATMAQLSGFAGFLLNAGVMMVAALLLFTGLLRRTRGDIQLMILVGVVIAVLLRTLAVFLQRLMDPSAFAVVQTRMFAQFGSIDRGALMAAVGVTVLATLWLLRRAALLDVAALGRDQARSLGVRYDLLHMQLLCIIAALVSVSTALVGPIAFLGLLVTSLAHSLMQSHRHALLLPASALIAAIVLVAGQTLFERLLQLQSSLAIVIEFCGGLLFILLLLKGKLR from the coding sequence ATGGCTGAGGTAACCCTGTTGCGCAGGAGCGGGCGGCGGCTGGTGCCGCTGGACCGCCGGTTGCTGGTACTGGCGGGGCTGCTGATTGGGGCAGCCGCCAGTTTTATCGGCTGGGGTCTGCCGTGGACCGATGGGGCGCCGTCGGTCTATATCCTTCAGCTGCGCGCGACGAAGCTGGCGGGGCTGATCTGCGTCGGCACGGCCATTGGCCTTGCGACGGTGCTGTTTCAAACGCTGAGCAACAACCGGATTCTGACACCCTCGATCATGGGATTTGATGCGCTGTTTCTGTTGATGCAGTCGGTCATGGTGATGATGCTCGGGCTGGCGACCATGGCCCAGCTGTCGGGGTTTGCGGGGTTTCTGCTGAATGCGGGTGTGATGATGGTGGCCGCGCTGCTGCTGTTCACTGGCCTGCTGCGACGCACCCGCGGTGACATCCAGTTGATGATCCTCGTCGGTGTGGTGATTGCGGTCCTGCTGCGCACCCTGGCGGTGTTTCTGCAACGACTGATGGATCCTTCGGCCTTTGCTGTGGTGCAGACGCGGATGTTTGCGCAGTTCGGCAGCATCGACCGTGGCGCGCTGATGGCGGCTGTCGGGGTGACCGTGCTGGCAACGCTCTGGCTGCTGCGGCGGGCGGCGCTGCTGGATGTGGCGGCGCTGGGGCGCGATCAGGCCCGCAGTCTGGGGGTTCGATACGACCTGCTGCACATGCAGCTGCTGTGCATTATTGCCGCGCTGGTCTCGGTCTCGACGGCGCTGGTGGGGCCGATTGCCTTTCTTGGGTTGCTGGTTACCAGCCTCGCGCACAGCCTGATGCAAAGCCATCGGCACGCCCTGCTGCTGCCCGCCTCGGCGCTGATTGCCGCCATTGTTCTGGTCGCCGGACAAACCCTGTTTGAGCGGCTTTTACAGCTGCAGTCCAGCCTTGCGATCGTGATTGAATTCTGCGGTGGCCTGCTGTTCATCCTGCTGCTGCTGAAAGGAAAACTGAGATGA